The Lycium barbarum isolate Lr01 chromosome 12, ASM1917538v2, whole genome shotgun sequence genome includes a region encoding these proteins:
- the LOC132625091 gene encoding premnaspirodiene oxygenase-like, with the protein MAKFFSLIRQDELSKMVSSIRTMPDIPVNITDKKFWFTRSVTCRLALGKICRDQDKLIIFMREIISLAGGFSVADFFPTWKMLHDVGGSKSRLVKAHRKIDEILKKVVNEHKQNRADGQKGNGEFCGEDLIDVLLRVRESGEVQIPITDDNIKSILVDMFSAGSETSSTTIIWALSEMMKKPSVLAKAQAEVRQALKEKKGFQQIDLDELKYLKLVIKETLRMHPPIPLLVPRECTEDTNIEGYNISSKTRVIVNAWAIGRDPQSWDDPESFSPERFENSSIDFLGNHHQFIPFGAGRRICPGMLFGLANVGQPLAQLLYHFDWKLPNGQSHENLDMIESPGISATRKDDLVLIATPYNP; encoded by the exons atggctaaattttttagctTGATTCGTCAAGATGAGCTATCAAAGATGGTTTCTTCTATACGAACGATGCCAGATATTCCAGTCAACATTACGGACAAAAAATTTTGGTTTACGAGATCGGTAACTTGTAGATTAGCTTTGGGAAAAATATGTCGCGACCAAGATAAATTGATAATTTTCATGAGGGAAATAATATCGTTGGCAGGTGGATTTAGTGTTGCTGATTTTTTCCCTACGTGGAAAATGCTACATGACGTTGGTGGTTCGAAATCGAGACTTGTGAAGGCACATCGTAAGATtgatgaaattttgaaaaaagtaGTGAATGAGCACAAACAAAATCGGGCAGATGGCCAAAAGGGTAATGGTGAATTTTGTGGGGAGGATTTGATTGATGTTTTGCTAAGAGTTAGAGAAAGTGGAGAAGTTCAAATTCCTATAACGGATGACAATATCAAATCAATATTAGTC GACATGTTCTCTGCTGGATCTGAAACATCCTCAACAACTATAATCTGGGCATTATCTGAAATGATGAAGAAACCAAGTGTCTTAGCAAAGGCACAAGCTGAAGTGAGACAAGCCTTGAAGGAGAAGAAAGGTTTTCAACAAATTGATCTTGATGAGTTAAAGTACTTGAAGTTAGTAATCAAAGAAACTTTAAGGATGCACCCTCCAATTCCTCTGTTAGTCCCTAGAGAATGTACGGAGGATACAAACATTGAGGGGTACAATATATCTTCCAAAACTCGAGTCATAGTTAATGCATGGGCAATTGGACGAGATCCTCAAAGTTGGGATGACCCTGAAAGCTTTTCGCCAGAGAGGTTCGAGAATAGTTCTATTGACTTTCTTGGAAATCATCATCAATTTATTCCGTTCGGTGCAGGAAGACGGATTTGTCCGGGAATGTTATTTGGTTTAGCCAATGTTGGACAACCTTTAGCTCAATTGCTTTATCACTTCGATTGGAAACTCCCTAATGGACAAAGTCATGAAAATTTGGACATGATAGAGTCACCTGGAATTTCTGCAACAAGAAAGGATGATCTTGTTTTGATTGCCACTCCTTATAATCCTTGA